One genomic window of Camelina sativa cultivar DH55 chromosome 5, Cs, whole genome shotgun sequence includes the following:
- the LOC104788657 gene encoding ribosome-recycling factor, chloroplastic — translation MAASFSSTAHTTPALRFRASYSKSLLSLPDSCLRIIASARSPSARLIACSLKTDKLGLGAGVNLSGGPVVKRSLQKRLVIRSATIEEIEAEKSAIENDVKSKMEKTIDTLRTSFNSIRTGRSNAAMLDKIEVEYYGSPVSLKSIAQISTPDGSSLLLQPYDKSSLKAIEKAIVNSDLGVTPNNDGDVIRLSLPPLTSERRKELAKVVAKQSEEGKVALRNIRRDALKSYDKLEKEKKLSEDNVKDLSSDLQKLIDISMKKIEELCKQKEKELMKV, via the exons ATGGCGGCTTCATTCTCTTCCACTGCTCACACGACACCGGCCCTTCGATTCAGAGCGAGTTACTCCAagtctctcctctctctcccaG ACTCCTGTTTGAGGATAATCGCTTCAGCGAGATCTCCCTCTGCGCGCTTAATTGCGTGTTCGTTAAAGACCGACAAGCTTGGGCTCGGTGCGGGCGTCAATCTCTCCGGTGGCCCCGTTGTCAAGCGGTCTCTACAGAAGAG ATTGGTGATAAGGTCTGCAACTATTGAAGAAATAGAAGCGGAGAAGTCTGCAATTGAGAATGATGTT AAATCAAAGATGGAGAAGACCATTGACACGCTTCGTACCAGTTTCAATTCCATAAGGACAGGGAGATCCAATGCAGCTATGCTAGACAAAATTGAG GTGGAATACTACGGAAGTCCAGTAAGTCTAAAAAGCATAGCCCAAATCAGTACCCCCGATGGAAGTTCTCTTTTGCTACAGCCTTATGACAAGTCCAG CTTGAAGGCTATAGAGAAGGCCATCGTCAACTCTGATCTTGGAGTGACTCCTAATAACGATGGAGATGTGATTCGATTGTCCTTGCCTCCCCTCACATCTGAGAGAAGAAAG GAGCTAGCAAAGGTTGTTGCAAAACAGTCTGAAGAAGGAAAG GTTGCACTGAGGAACATAAGGAGAGATGCCTTGAAATCTTATGATAAACTCGAGAAG gaGAAGAAGCTCTCAGAAGACAACGTGAAGGATTTGTCAAGTGATTTGCAG AAACTAATTGATATATCCATGAAGAAGATAGAGGAGCTGTGCAAACAGAAAGAGAAG GAATTGATGAAGGTTTGA
- the LOC104788658 gene encoding mavicyanin-like — protein MVFSRVNVCSIIVLIILMGMLRESLASVHKVGGSAGWTILGKVDYNKWTSSNTFTAGDSLLFVYNSQFHNVKQVSRRDFLSCNATSAMATYTSGSDTVALTKPGHFYFLCGFPGHCQAGQKLHVLVGATIGSPSLSPASTPDPSLSPGSSPSPARVSEDTAQNGGFSSSVSTALTSAMSGVVVFLVALL, from the exons ATGGTATTTTCTCGGGTAAACGTGTGTTCAATAATAGTGTTGATAATACTTATGGGTATGTTGCGAGAGTCTTTAGCCTCAGTCCACAAAGTGGGTGGCTCCGCCGGATGGACTATTCTCGGCAAAGTCGACTACAATAAATGGACTTCATCCAACACTTTCACCGCCGGAGATTCTCTCC TATTTGTGTACAATAGCCAGTTTCACAACGTGAAGCAAGTGAGCCGCCGTGACTTCCTCTCGTGCAACGCCACGTCAGCCATGGCCACCTACACTTCGGGATCCGACACGGTGGCTCTTACAAAACCCGGCCACTTCTATTTCCTCTGCGGCTTTCCTGGCCACTGCCAAGCCGGTCAGAAGCTCCATGTCCTAGTGGGTGCCACCATAGGCAGTCCCAGCCTCAGCCCAGCTTCTACCCCTGATCCGTCACTTTCCCCCGGGTCATCTCCATCTCCGGCCAGGGTTTCCGAGGATACCGCTCAAAACGGTGGCTTTTCATCGTCAGTGTCAACGGCTTTGACTTCAGCTATGAGTGGTGTTGTCGTGTTTTTGGTGGCATTGCTCTAA
- the LOC104788659 gene encoding protein MARD1-like — MLRNKPRAAVTKKQQPSSSSLMADQPPVPPPSSSSSSSKLNNTCHSSSSLFSSPKFRFFASKMSPPFDSDFSLVSPTSILEANPSFFSSKNTKPTPYFEPTIPNPQRFHPPDTFGLADLVKYGDSNRDHSSKPANKMVLFGSKLRVQIPTADFGTKTGMRYPGHGHGHGQGQLSPCCVQKKKVLAVSEVDQTEDYTRVISHGPNPTITHIFDNSVFVEATPCSVSVPPLVPMAMDTTKNTGSFLSDCFTCKKNLDQKQDIYIYRGEKGFCSSECRYQEMLLDQMET, encoded by the exons ATGCTGAGAAACAAACCTAGAGCAGCCGTGACGAAGAAACAACAACCATCGTCGTCGTCTCTAATGGCTGATCAACCCCCAGTCccaccaccttcttcttcttcttcttcttcaaaactcAACAACACTTGCCACTCTTCATCTTCCCTCTTTAGCTCCCCGAAGTTTAGGTTTTTTGCTTCAAAGATGAGTCCTCCTTTTGACTCTGATTTCTCTCTCGTCAGCCCTACCTCGATCCTCGAAGCTAACCCATCATTCTTCTCCTCCAAAAACACTAAACCAACTCCTTATTTCGAGCCCACGATCCCTAATCCCCAAAGGTTTCACCCACCTGACACCTTTGGCCTCGCCGATCTCGTCAAATACGGAGACAGTAACAGAGACCACTCGAGTAAACCTGCCAACAAGATGGTCCTTTTCGGCTCTAAACTCAGAGTCCAGATCCCAACAGCTGATTTTGGAACTAAAACAGGAATGAGATACCCtggtcatggtcatggtcatggACAGGGACAACTAAGTCCTTGTTGTgtccagaagaagaaggtctTAGCCGTGAGCGAGGTTGACCAGACGGAGGACTACACGCGCGTCATATCTCACGGTCCAAACCCAACCATCACTCATATCTTCGACAACTCTGTTTTCGTGGAGGCTACtccttgctctgtttctgtacCACCACTAGTACCCATGGCGATGGATACCACCAAGAACACGGGGAGTTTTCTAAGCGATTGCTTCACCTGCAAGAAGAATCTTGACCAGAAACAAGACATCTATATATACAG AGGTGAGAAAGGGTTTTGCAGCAGCGAGTGCAGGTACCAGGAGATGCTTCTTGATCAAATGGAGACCTAG
- the LOC104788660 gene encoding F-box/kelch-repeat protein SKIP30-like has translation MSGLLDGIPDAVALRCLAYVPLDLHPNLELVSRSWRAAIRSDELFSVRKDLRSSEHLLCVCAFDPENIWQVYSPNCDRWLTLPLLPSSIRHLAHFGAVTTAGMLFVLGGGSDAVDPLTGDHDGTFATDEVWSYDFVQRRWTPRASMLVPRAMFACCVLDGKIVVAGGFTTCRKSISGAEMYDPDHDLWTSIPDLHRTHNSACSGLVVNGKVHVLHKGLSTVQVLESFKLGWAVKDYGWPQGPMAVAEDVLYVMSHGLVFKQEGDTWKMIASASEFKRRIGMAMTSLSDEVLIVGGVIGPDRLNWDIKPLSDVDALTVGSDRPAWRKVAPMTRCRGTILGCTQLTI, from the coding sequence ATGTCTGGCCTGCTCGATGGAATCCCTGACGCTGTTGCTCTTAGATGTCTTGCCTATGTGCCACTTGACCTTCATCCCAATTTAGAACTTGTCTCTCGCTCCTGGCGTGCTGCTATTCGCAGTGATGAGCTCTTCAGCGTCCGCAAAGACCTCCGGTCATCTGAGCATCTCCTCTGCGTCTGTGCCTTCGATCCTGAGAACATTTGGCAAGTCTACAGCCCCAACTGCGATCGCTGGCTCACTCTCCCTCTCCTCCCTTCCAGTATCCGCCACCTTGCCCATTTCGGTGCTGTCACCACTGCCGGTATGCTCTTTGTCTTGGGCGGAGGCAGCGACGCTGTCGATCCCCTTACCGGTGATCACGACGGTACCTTCGCTACAGATGAGGTCTGGTCTTACGACTTTGTACAGAGACGCTGGACTCCTCGCGCTTCAATGCTCGTGCCCCGTGCTATGTTTGCTTGTTGTGTTCTTGACGGCAAGATTGTTGTTGCTGGCGGATTCACCACTTGCAGGAAATCTATATCTGGAGCTGAGATGTATGATCCTGATCATGACCTCTGGACTTCGATCCCGGATCTCCACCGGACGCATAACTCTGCCTGCTCGGGTCTTGTGGTTAATGGGAAAGTTCACGTTTTGCACAAAGGCTTATCGACCGTGCAAGTTCTTGAGAGCTTTAAACTCGGATGGGCTGTGAAAGACTATGGCTGGCCGCAAGGTCCTATGGCTGTTGCTGAGGACGTGCTTTACGTGATGAGCCACGGGCTGGTGTTCAAGCAAGAAGGTGACACTTGGAAGATGATTGCGTCTGCCTCAGAGTTTAAGCGGAGGATTGGAATGGCCATGACGAGTTTGAGTGACGAGGTACTGATCGTAGGAGGAGTGATTGGACCTGATAGGCTCAACTGGGACATCAAGCCCTTGTCAGACGTAGACGCTTTGACGGTTGGGAGTGATCGTCCAGCGTGGCGGAAGGTGGCGCCGATGACAAGGTGTCGTGGGACGATCCTTGGCTGCACACAGTTGACAATATGA
- the LOC104789859 gene encoding uncharacterized protein LOC104789859 — protein MTTDLIVPSKRPRAPSFSDKHPDDTHTAALSDCRLPDQRDHHMAAADHQVHLSNFLDLCRFCKKTLRPDQDVFMYGYLGAFCSKECRAKQMACDIFMEFPRRKVNPKKGRRTSSDEALDRNTASSSSSSSRFYI, from the exons ATGACGACAGATCTTATTGTTCCGAGCAAGAGACCGCGAGCCCCGAGCTTCTCCGATAAGCATCCTGATGATACTCACACCGCCGCCCTTTCGGATTGCAGGTTGCCTGATCAGAGAGATCATCATATGGCGGCTGCCGATCATCAGGTTCACCTCAGCAACTTTCTTGACCTATGCCGTTTCTGCAAGAAGACCCTACGTCCCGACCAGGACGTTTTCATGTACGG CTACTTGGGGGCATTCTGTTCCAAAGAATGCAGAGCGAAACAGATGGCATGCGACATCTTTATGGAATTTCCTCGACGTAAAGTAAACCCtaagaagggaagaagaacgTCCAGTGATGAAGCCTTGGACAGGAAcactgcatcatcatcatcatcgtcatctcgcttttatatatga
- the LOC104788661 gene encoding type I inositol polyphosphate 5-phosphatase 4-like, translating to MGDGRLKKTKLSWPKTLVKKWLNIKSKLEDFHADDLFDRGGEGGDRRNNVIEREEACSVNKSTKPETTPPSKRHSGRARRRNKPEFDPNPPLPLDNHLLRVFTATWNVAGKSPPSNLNLEDWLHTSPPSDIYVLGFQEIVPLNAGNVLGTEDNGPAKKWVSLIRRTLNTLPLGTCPTPSPVPHPVAELDSDFEGAANSSSLYHRTRSLRMDTSSASSLHLDCRRFSVCDRFMPDDDFYDQSFRYCSSDDDDDYEPNSPSHHYHYYSPVSRTGSFVADDRDKGRDKSKYCLVASKQMVGIFLTVWVKSDLRDSVKNLKVSCVGRGLMGYLGNKGSISISMSVHQTSFCFVCSHLTSGQKEGDELRRNSDVLEILRKTRFPRVNNAGDDKSEEPQTILEHDRVIWLGDLNYRIALSYRSAKALVEMRNWRALLEKDQLRIEQRKGCVFEGWNEGTIYFPPTYKYSNNSDIYAGDDRLPKAKRRTPAWCDRILWYGSGLHQLSYVRGESRFSDHRPVYSLFSVEIESVCRNHIKKSSSYTSSRIEVEELLPQPYGYNPY from the exons ATGGGTGATGGTCGCCTCAAGAAAAccaag CTTTCATGGCCGAAAACATTAGTCAAGAAATGGCTTAACATCAAGAGCAAATTAGAAGACTTTCACGCTGACGACTTGTTCGACAGAGGag GTGAAGGTGGAGATAGGAGGAACAATGTCATTGAAAGAGAGGAAGCATGCTCTGTCAACAAAAGCACCAAACCTG AAACGACTCCTCCAAGCAAAAGGCATAGCGGAAGAGCCAGACGACGAAACAAACCCGAATTCGATCCAAACCCACCACTTCCACTTGATAATCATCTTCttag ggtATTTACTGCTACATGGAATGTCGCCGGAAAATCTCCGCCGAGTAATTTAAATCTGGAGGATTGGCTTCACACTTCTCCTCCTTCCGACATTTACGTTCTTGG cttCCAAGAGATAGTTCCTTTGAACGCAGGCAACGTGTTAGGCACTGAGGACAACGGCCCCGCCAAGAAATGGGTCTCTCTCATCAGACGCACCTTAAACACTCTCCCCCTCGGTACCTGCCCTACTCCTTCCCCTGTTCCCCACCCTGTCGCCGAGCTCGACTCTGACTTCGAAGGTGCTGCTAACTCCTCCTCCCTCTACCATCGCACCAGGAGCCTTAGGATGGACACGTCTTCTGCTTCATCCCTGCACCTTGACTGCCGTAGGTTCAGCGTCTGTGACCGTTTCATGCCTGATGACGATTTCTACGACCAGAGCTTCAGGTATTGCTCCtctgacgacgacgacgactacGAGCCAAATTCTCCTTCTCATCATTATCACTACTATTCCCCTGTCTCGAGGACTGGATCCTTTGTGGCAGACGACAGAGACAAGGGAAGAGACAAGTCTAAGTATTGTTTAGTCGCCAGTAAGCAGATGGTTGGGATCTTCTTGACCGTTTGGGTCAAGAGTGATCTAAGGGACAGTGTCAAGAACCTCAAAGTGTCTTGTGTTGGCAGAGGCTTGATGGGTTATCTTGGAAACAAG GGCTCGATTTCGATAAGCATGTCCGTTCACCAGACGAGCTTCTGCTTTGTCTGCAGCCACTTGACATCTGGCCAGAAAGAAGGCGACGAGCTGAGAAGAAACTCTGATGTTTTGGAGATTCTAAGGAAAACCAGATTCCCTAGAGTGAACAACGCAGGCGACGACAAGTCTGAAGAACCCCAGACGATTTTAGAACACGA TCGGGTAATCTGGCTTGGAGACCTGAACTACCGTATAGCTCTTTCTTACCGGTCTGCAAAAGCCCTTGTCGAGATGAGAAATTGGAGAGCCTTGCTTGAGAAAGACCAG CTACGGATAGAACAACGAAAAGGTTGTGTATTTGAAGGCTGGAATGAAGGGACTATCTATTTTCCACCAACTTACAAATACTCTAACAATTCAGATATATACGCGGGAGATGATCGGCTTCCCAAGGCCAAGAGACGGACTCCAGCATG GTGTGATCGCATACTATGGTACGGGAGTGGTCTTCATCAGCTGTCATATGTTCGAGGGGAATCAAGATTCTCGGATCACAGACCAGTCTACAGTTTGTTCTCTGTAGAGATTGAGTCGGTATGTAGAAACCATATAAAGAAAAGCTCCAGTTACACCAGCTCTAGGATCGAAGTTGAGGAACTTCTTCCTCAGCCGTATGGATATAACCCGTACTGA
- the LOC104788663 gene encoding homocysteine S-methyltransferase 2, with protein sequence MMTGSTKASFSSMKEFLKETGGYAVIDGGLATEFERHGADLNDPLWSAKCLVTSPHLIHTVHLDYLEAGADIIASSSYQATIQGFQAKGFSSEESESLLRKSVEIACQARNTYYDKCGTSSSIDDIILIKRPILVAASVGSYGAYLADGSEYSGIYGDSITLEKLKDFHRRRVQVLAESGADLIAFETIPNKIEAQAFAELLEEGDVKIPGWFSFNSKDGVNVVSGDSIKECIAIAESCDKVVAVGINCTPPRFIEGLVNEIGKVTSKPILVYPNSGESYDAEKKEWVENTGVGDEDFVSYVEKWMDAGVSLLGGCCRTTPTTIRAIHKRLVNRRSH encoded by the exons ATGATGACCGGAAGCACGAAGGCGTCTTTTAGCTCGATGAAAGAGTTTCTGAAGGAGACGGGCGGGTATGCGGTAATAGACGGCGGGCTTGCGACGGAGTTCGAGAGACATGGAGCAGATCTCAACGATCCTCTCTGGAGCGCCAAATGCCTTGTCACTTCTCCTCACCTCATTCACACC GTGCATCTCGATTACCTTGAAGCTGGTGCTGATATCATCGCCAGCTCTTCTTATCAG GCCACGATTCAGGGGTTTCAAGCAAAGGGCTTTTCTAGTGAGGAAAGTGAATCTTTGCTTAGAAAGAGTGTAGAAATAGCTTGTCAAGCTCGGAACACTTACTACGACAAATGCGGAACTAGCTCCTCCATCGATGATATCATTCTTATAAAGCGGCCTATACTAGTTGCAGCATCAGTAGGTAGCTACGGTGCTTACTTGGCTGATGGTTCTGAATACAG TGGAATCTATGGTGATTCCATCACGCTTGAAAAACTCAAGGACTTTCACCGCAGACGAGTCCAAGTTCTGGCGGAATCTGGTGCTGATCTAATAGCATTTGAGACCATTCCAAACAAGATAGAGGCTCAG GCATTTGCTGAGCTGTTAGAGGAGGGAGATGTGAAGATTCCTGGGTGGTTCTCATTCAACTCAAAGGATGGCGTGAACGTGGTTAGCGGGGATTCCATCAAGGAGTGTATCGCCATAGCTGAATCTTGTGACAAAGTAGTGGCGGTTGGAATCAACTGCACCCCTCCAAGATTCATCGAGGGCCTAGTTAATGAGATTGGAAAG GTGACAAGCAAGCCCATACTAGTGTACCCAAACAGCGGAGAGAGCTATGATGCTGAAAAGAAGGAGTGGGTG GAAAACACAGGAGTTGGGGATGAAGACTTTGTATCATACGTGGAGAAATGGATGGATGCAGGAGTGTCTCTTCTGGGAGGTTGCTGCCGCACAACACCAACCACAATCAGAGCCATCCACAAGAGACTCGTCAACCGCAGATCTCATTAG
- the LOC104788664 gene encoding serine/threonine-protein kinase HT1 → MASGGGEADKSVDPKLGGVGSRSAGEERYFRADTLDFTKWDLHMGQSSTSTAVTTNTRTPPPPHPTPPAAAMQEWEIDLSKLDMKHVLAHGTYGTVYRGVYAGQDVAVKVLDWGEDGYATAAETNTLRASFEQEVAVWQKLDHPNVTKFIGASMGTSDLKIPPPGDSGGRGNGGAHPARACCVVVEYVAGGTLKKFLIKKYRSKLPIKDVIQLALDLARGMSYLHSKAIVHRDVKTENMLLQPNKTLKIADFGVARVEAQNPQDMTGETGTLGYMAPEVLEGRAYNRKCDVYSFGVCLWEIYCCDMPYADCSFAEISHAVVHRNLRPEIPKCCPSSVANIMKRCWDPNPDRRPEMEEVVKLLEAVDTSKGGGMIAPDQFQGCLCFFKPRGP, encoded by the exons ATGGCCTCTGGGGGCGGTGAGGCGGATAAATCTGTGGATCCCAAATTAGGCGGCGTTGGGAGCAGAAGCGCCGGGGAAGAACGATACTTCAGGGCGGATACTCTTGACTTCACTAAATGGGATTTGCATATGGGTCAAAGCTCTACTAGCACCGCCGTCACCACCAACACCAgaactcctcctcctcctcatcctaCTCCTCCGGCGGCGGCTATGCAGGAATGGGAGATTGACCTCTCCAAACTCGATATGAAGCACGTCCTCGCTCACGGCACCTATGGCACTGTCTACCGCGGTGTCTACGCCGGCCAAGATGTCGCAG TCAaagtgttggattggggtgaaGATGGTTACGCAACTGCAGCTGAAACCAATACTCTGCGTGCTTCCTTTGAGCAAGAGGTCGCCGTCTGGCAGAAGCTCGATCATCCCAACGTCACAAAG tTTATTGGAGCATCCATGGGAACCTCTGATCTGAAGATCCCCCCTCCTGGTGATTCTGGCGGACGTGGTAACGGTGGTGCTCATCCTGCGCGGGCCTGTTGTGTTGTCGTTGAATATGTTGCCGGAGGCACCCTTAAGAAGTTCCTCATCAAGAAATATCGGTCTAAACTACCTATCAAGGATGTCATTCAGCTCGCTTTGGATCTCGCTAGAGG GATGAGTTACCTCCACTCCAAGGCGATTGTACATCGGGACGTGAAGACAGAGAACATGCTGTTACAACCTAACAAGACGCTCAAGATTGCTGATTTTGGGGTTGCTAGAGTCGAAGCTCAGAACCCTCAAGACATGACCGGTGAGACTGGAACACTTGGATACATGGCACCAGAG GTTCTTGAAGGAAGGGCTTACAACAGGAAATGCGATGTGTATAGCTTCGGTGTATGCCTCTGGGAAATATACTGCTGCGACATGCCCTACGCTGACTGTAGTTTTGCTGAGATCTCTCACGCCGTCGTTCATAGG AATCTGAGACCAGAGATTCCGAAATGCTGCCCAAGTTCGGTGGCAAATATAATGAAGAGATGCTGGGACCCGAATCCAGACAGGCGTCCGGAGATGGAGGAGGTGGTGAAACTGCTGGAAGCCGTAGACACAAGCAAAGGAGGTGGAATGATAGCTCCAGACCAGTTTCAGGGGTgcctctgtttcttcaaacCTCGTGGCCCCTGA